GTTAACAGGGGATAATTCGCCTAAAAAACCTTTGATCCATGTTAAACCCGTGTTAATTGATGGTTTACTACTAAAAAATTAATTTTAGGCAGCGGAAAAGAGCTTTTTAGGCAAACGTGGTCCCTAAGTTGCGCCTGTCTGGACGGCGTTTAGCCGCAATGGGGAGCTAGGAAAACTTTGACAGAAATCGCAGTCGTCAGAGGACCAAACAATGAGAGGTCACATCATAGGCCCACTCCAGCAATATGGGGGTACTTCTGGTTTTTTGTTTGTTTTCAGTAAGTTTTATATCGACAGGGGAAATCTATTCTCCGTTGTGAATTAAATGAATCCAACCACGGCACCCTTGTTTATGGTTGTTTGGCGGTGTACCCGCAACTGTGTTGGCTCTTGCAGGTATTGCAGTTACATTAAAGATTATGCAAAGGACCAAGAGCTAAGCACCGAAGAAGCCAAACATATGGTTGATGAAATGGCAGAATTCGGCTCACAATGGTTTGGAATCAGCGGTGGAGAGCCTCTGGTTCGACCCGACATTTGGGAAATCATTGAGTATGCTGAGAAGGAGCATGGCCTCAATGTCAGTTTAATTACAAGCGGCTATGCTTGGGATGAAGAGCGCTTCGACAAATTGCGCAAATATAACGTTAAAACAGCCATTAGCATTGACGGCGAAAAAGACTCAAACGACCACATCAGACGCAAGGGAGGCTACGATAAAGCCCTGCACGCTATGCAGAAACTTAGCAGCGTCGGCTTATTGGACTGTTTAGTCACAACCATGACTAAATATAACATTCACCAGATGGCCCACACCGCCAAGTTAGCGGAGGACTATCACGCCCGCTCAGTCGTCTACCACAACCTTGTTCCAGTCGGACGCGCAGGCGAAAACATGGAAGACCTCGCCCCAACACCCGAACAATACGAAGTAGCATTCAACGAAATCTATGAAATCCAGCGACGACTCTACGG
The DNA window shown above is from Candidatus Bathyarchaeota archaeon and carries:
- a CDS encoding radical SAM protein — translated: MVVWRCTRNCVGSCRYCSYIKDYAKDQELSTEEAKHMVDEMAEFGSQWFGISGGEPLVRPDIWEIIEYAEKEHGLNVSLITSGYAWDEERFDKLRKYNVKTAISIDGEKDSNDHIRRKGGYDKALHAMQKLSSVGLLDCLVTTMTKYNIHQMAHTAKLAEDYHARSVVYHNLVPVGRAGENMEDLAPTPEQYEVAFNEIYEIQRRLYGKVKVNVYSPFYARIVKQKNTSDFWEWYNEGYLGRCTIGGNYIGITENGDYRSCGFHEGYRIGNVKTTKLRDAWEDLQKSEFHLKLRDKNNLKGRCGVCEYREICGGCRTRAEYYTGDLFESDPACNYIPKVLQEDPKYLEKLRANPMGKVQ